In Arachis stenosperma cultivar V10309 chromosome 1, arast.V10309.gnm1.PFL2, whole genome shotgun sequence, one DNA window encodes the following:
- the LOC130981935 gene encoding uncharacterized protein LOC130981935, with translation MVGETVRNDRISPLLVGRDNIELSHLQFADDTILFCPQETETLVNYKRLLRCFELMSGLSINFEKSSLISVNCEKEWVTNMCGLLGCAEAVLPVRYLGISLGANPRLVKTWKPILDKVEDKLSLWKARSLNKAGKLVLIKSVLNSLPVYYLSLYKMPKGVAEKIIGLQRRFLWSKEDGNNKIPLVKWEVVQAPKKLGGLGVGDALIRNASLLFKWWWRFSKEDCPLWKRVVCSCNQLDPTVMLSSQPLPSRGGPWKDICQLNIKEQHARDMMIRGLSMEVGNGRNIRFWEDTWLQGGSLKDYFPRLFFVSNQQGSVLQQETLLADIMNYNFTSSIWRGLVPPRVELFAWFVLVWCAWLTFTDRAWTTSGTVKEFFESWTGVTGGKSEQKKWLIGFCAVIWNIWLERNSRVFQKVETSAEGVKILSFLSYKEWCGVDPFGC, from the exons ATGGTGGGGGAGACGGTTAGAAATGACAGAATTTCTCCACTGCTGGTGGGAAGGGACAACATAGAATTGTCGCATCTCCAATTTGCAGACGATACAATTCTTTTTTGCCCACAGGAAACGGAGACGTTAGTGAATTATAAGAGACTCCTGCGTTGTTTTGAGTTAATGTCTGGCCTGAGTATCAACTTTGAGAAATCGAGCCTTATTTCAGTCAACTGTGAGAAAGAATGGGTGACCAATATGTGTGGTCTGTTGGGATGTGCCGAAGCGGTTTTACCAGTCAGGTATTTAGGAATTTCCCTTGGTGCTAATCCTCGGTTGGTGAAGACCTGGAAACCAATCCTAGACAAGGTGGAAGACAAGCTGAGCTTATGGAAAGCTAGATCTCTCAACAAAGCGGGTAAGTTGGTCCTCATAAAATCTGTTCTAAATAGTCTGCCAGTTTACTACTTAAGCCTGTACAAGATGCCGAAGGGGGTTGCAGAAAAGATCATTGGTCTCCAAAGAAGATTCTTGTGGAGTAaagaagatgggaataacaaaATACCATTGGTGAAATGGGAGGTAGTTCAAGCGCCAAAAAAGCTAGGTGGCTTGGGGGTGGGAGATGCTCTAATTAGGAATGCCTCGCTTCTGTTCAAGTGGTGGTGGCGCTTTTCAAAGGAGGATTGCCCACTTTGGAAGAGGGTTGTTTGCTCTTGTAATCAGTTGGACCCAACTGTTATGCTATCAAGCCAACCTCTGCCATCAAGAGGGGGGCCGTGGAAAGATATATGTCAGCTTAATATTAAGGAGCAACATGCAAGAGATATGATGATCAGGGGTCTGTCCATGGAGGTTGGAAATGGCAGAAACATTCGTTTTTGGGAGGATACTTGGTTACAAGGTGGCTCTTTGAAAGATTATTTTCCGAGACTCTTCTTTGTTTCAAATCAACAAGGATCC GTGCTACAACAGGAGACTCTTTTAGCTGACATCATGAATTACAACTTCACAAGCTCCATTTGGAGAGGCTTGGTTCCTCCAAGAGTTGAGCTATTTGCTTGGTTTGTGCTA GTGTGGTGTGCTTGGTTAACGTTCACTGATAGAGCTTGGACCACATCGGGAACCGTTAAAGAATTCTTTGAGAGTTGGACTGGAGTAACAGGTGGGAAGTCTGAGCAAAAGAAATGGCTCATAGGATTCTGTGCAGTTATTTGGAATATCTGGTTGGAGCGGAATAGCAGAGTTTTCCAGAAAGTAGAGACAAGTGCTGAAGGAGTTAAGATTCTGTCCTTCTTGAGTTATAAGGAATGGTGTGGAGTGGATCCGTTtggttgttga
- the LOC130981945 gene encoding uncharacterized protein LOC130981945 — translation MWSSSRLTTIEYKIIKYGRPDHEYIVLCDQDTQKMVCQCQRWDSYGIPCSHMFSMIKREQIKELPETVVLKRWTKDIKKIDDDQGNINRKQDEKRSILMWISALSVASSCMVHLKGRKLSHFRYTMNEICRVTKDLEAKLEQTISPEKGKKVGDPTIAKSKGALKVRKDENKRRQCSNCDQTGHTKRKCIDRTVEKDVQHNDTMVSEDEFEDGVESVSILNDQTLIATFVEVNVKNIHFWGETKNPQLSQEDISKEITTIRLLAIKLPYMVTFSVIDGCYR, via the exons ATGTGGTCTAGTAGTCGTTTAACAACTATAGAGTACAAGATTATCAAGTATGGAAGACCTGATCATGAGTACATTGTTTTATGTGATCAAGATACTCAAAAAATGGTGTGTCAATGTCAAAGATGGGATAGTTATGGAATTCCATGTTCTCATATGTTTAGTATGATTAAACGGGAACAGATCAAGGAATTGCCAGAAACAGTTGTACTGAAAAGATGGACTAAAgacattaaaaaaattgacGATGATCAAGGTAACATAAATAGAAAACAGGATGAAAAAAGGAGCATTCTGATGTGGATAAGTGCATTATCGGTTGCTAGTTCTTGTATGGTACACTTAAAAGGCAGAAAATTGTCTCATTTTCGCTACACAATGAATGAAATTTGTAGAGTGACGAAAGACTTAGAAGCAAAATTGGAGCAGACTATTTCACCGGAAAAAGGCAAGAAAGTTGGTGATCCTACTATTGCAAAATCCAAAGGTGCACTAAAAGTTCgaaaagatgaaaataaaaGGCGACAATGTTCTAATTGCGATCAAACTGGTCacacaaaaagaaaatgcatagATAGAACTGTTGAAAAAGATGTTCAACATAACGATACAATGGTCAGCGAAGATGAATTTGAAGATGGTGTTGAATCTGTTAGCATTCTAAATGATCAG ACTCTAATAGCTACTTTTGTGGAGGTGAATGTTAAAAATATACACTTTTGGGGTGAGACAAAGAATCCACAATTGTCTCAAGAAGATATAAGTAAA GAGATAACAACTATACGTCTGCTAGCTATAAAACTTCCTTATATGGTCACATTCTCAGTCATAGATGGTTGCTATAGGTAA